A DNA window from Castanea sativa cultivar Marrone di Chiusa Pesio chromosome 7, ASM4071231v1 contains the following coding sequences:
- the LOC142643178 gene encoding putative pentatricopeptide repeat-containing protein At5g37570: MERATKLFEEKPKKPLISYCSMIQGLSNNGHENKAVDLFNKMQNEGLVPDEVAFTVILSTCSHAGFVEEGWHYFERMRYEYSLLPSPDHYACMVDLLSKAGRLKEAYELLNSMLVEPHASAWGALLGVYKLHCNIELGEVITPCLLELEPHNAGNYVSLSNIYATADQWSDVSLVREKMKERGLGNLPSLPCPPSFDQSISAHDSEAPLVLSGDLDNLYDVEHSEVHMKGFLDFSGDASKI, encoded by the exons ATGGAGCGAGCAACGAAGTTGTTTGAAGAGAAGCCCAAAAAGCCCCTAATCTCATATTGTTCCATGATACAAGGGTTGTCGAATAATGGGCATGAGAACAAAGCTGTTGACCTTTTCAATAAGATGCAAAATGAAGGGCTGGTTCCAGATGAGGTGGCCTTCACCGTCATCTTGTCAACATGTAGTCATGCCGGATTTGTTGAAGAGGGTTGGCACTATTTTGAAAGGATGAGATATGAATACTCTTTACTTCCTTCTCCTGATCACTATGCTTGTATGGTTGATCTTCTTAGCAAGGCAGGAAGATTGAAAGAAGCTTACGAGCTTCTAAACTCAATGCTTGTGGAGCCACATGCTAGTGCTTGGGGTGCACTTCTTGGGGTCTATAAGCTGCATTGCAATATTGAATTAGGCGAGGTTATTACTCCTTgccttcttgagcttgagccACATAATGCCGGTAATTATGTGTCTTTGTCCAACATCTATGCAACAGCAGATCAGTGGTCGGATGTTTCTCTTGTGAGGGAGAAGATGAAGGAAAGAGGA CTTGGAAATCTCCCATCTCTTCCATGTCCTCCATCCTTCGACCAGTCTATTTCTGCACATGATTCAGAAGCTCCATTGGTTTTAAGTGGGGATTTAGACAATCTGTATGATGTGGAGCATTCAGAGGTTCATATGAAAGGCTTTCTTGATTTTTCTGGAGATGCTTCTAAAATCTGA
- the LOC142643310 gene encoding uncharacterized protein LOC142643310, with amino-acid sequence MGTCVANKSRNPLVFVTVRVRQLIPFHALYSTLTPSTTSSSNGREYLEIPYQNRNQLLKSVRDHCKSQTFRNLDHALVLFDKMLHLSPLPSILDFTQFFGAIARMKHYSVVITLIGQMGSLGIAPNDYTLSVLINCFCQLNRVDFGFSVLATILKLGYHPDCITLNTLVKGLCIQGNIAGAVRLVEDMEKNGYKPNAFTCGTILNGLCKIGETDKAIRLLRKMEEGDFELDLTAYSTIIDGLCKDKSVSEALNFSSEMTRKGIHPNLIIYNSLIHGLCNFGRWREATTLLNEMTQKKILPSVQTFNILVDTLCKEGKLTEAKEVFEVMIQRGIQPNIVTYSSLIDGYCLQNKMDNAIKTFNLMVEKGCSPNVYTYTILINGYCKNKRIDEAMHLFHEMSNKRLIPNVVTYSTLIGGFYRVQRPQAALELFHKMQACGQDPDPQTYAILLDGLCKNKQIDEAMAVFQEMESKRMDHNIVIYNILIDGLFNVGKLKNAREIFYSLPTKALRPNVRTYTIMIKGFFKDGLIDEAVELLEKMDGNGCLPNNRTYNTIIQGLLQHNETSRAIKYLHIMVEKGFSANATTATMFIDFLSTKQVDKNIQELLKKPT; translated from the coding sequence ATGGGTACGTGTGTTGCTAATAAATCAAGAAACCCACTTGTTTTTGTTACTGTTAGAGTAAGGCAGCTAATACCATTTCACGCTCTTTATTCTACTCTAACTCCTTCCACTACAAGTAGTAGTAATGGTAGAGAGTACTTGGAAATCCCATATCAGAATCGTAATCAGTTGTTGAAATCTGTGAGAGATCACTGCAAATCTCAAACCTTTAGGAATCTTGATCATGCCTTAGTcctgtttgataaaatgcttcaCTTAAGCCCTTTGCCTTCCATTTTGGATTtcactcaattttttggtgCCATTGCAAGAATGAAGCATTACTCAGTAGTCATTACTCTAATTGGACAAATGGGATCATTAGGAATTGCTCCCAATGATTATACTCTCTCTGTTTTGATTAACTGCTTTTGCCAATTGAACCGGGTAGATTTTGGGTTCTCTGTCTTGGcaacaattttgaaacttgGTTATCACCCGGACTGTATAACTCTAAACACTCTTGTCAAGGGGCTGTGTATTCAAGGTAACATTGCTGGAGCTGTGAGGTTGGTAGAAGATATGGAGAAGAATGGTTATAAACCTAATGCATTTACTTGTGGAACGATACTAAATGGTCTGTGTAAGATTGGTGAGACTGATAAGGCTATTAGGTTGCTTAGGAAGATGGAAGAAGGGGATTTTGAGCTTGATTTGACTGCGTATAGCACAATCATTGATGGTTTATGCAAGGACAAATCGGTATCTGAGGCATTGAACTTTTCGTCTGAGATGACGAGGAAAGGCATTCATCCAAACCTTATCATTTACAATTCCTTAATTCACGGCCTATGTAATTTTGGCCGGTGGAGGGAGGCTACTACCTTGTTGAATGAGATGACGCAAAAGAAGATCTTGCCAAGTGTCCAAACCTTCAACATATTGGTGGACACACTTTGCAAAGAGGGGAAGCTGACTGAGGCAAAAGAAGTTTTTGAGGTGATGATTCAAAGAGGCATTCAACCTAACATAGTCACTTATAGCTCTTTAATTGATGGCTACTGTTTGCAAAACAAAATGGATAATGCTATCAAAACATTTAATTTGATGGTTGAGAAAGGTTGTTCGCCTAATGTTTATACTTATACCATATTGATCAATGgatattgcaaaaataaaaggattGATGAGGCAATGCATCTCTTCCATGAAATGTCCAACAAGCGTTTGATTCCTAATGTTGTGACTTATAGCACTCTTATAGGTGGCTTTTACCGAGTGCAGAGACCTCAAGCTGCACTAGAGCTATTCCATAAGATGCAAGCTTGTGGCCAAGACCCAGATCCCCAAACTTATGCCATCTTGTTAGATGGCCTTTGTAAGAACAAACAAATTGATGAGGCAATGGCAGTGTTTCAAGAGATGGAATCCAAAAGGATGGACCATAATATTGTGatttataacattttaattGACGGTTTGTTTAATGTTGGGAAACTTAAGAATGCAAGAGAAATATTTTATAGTCTTCCTACCAAAGCATTGCGGCCTAATGTTAGGACTTACACTATAATGATCAAAGGGTTTTTCAAAGATGGACTAATAGATGAAGCGGTTGAGTTGCTTGAGAAAATGGATGGGAATGGTTGTTTGCCAAACAATCGCACATATAACACAATCATCCAAGGGTTACTGCAACATAATGAGACATCGAGGGCAATAAAATATCTCCACATAATGGTTGAGAAGGGTTTCTCAGCAAATGCAACCACTGCAACAATGTTTATTGACTTCTTGTCAACTAAGCAAGTAGATAAAAACATTCAAGAATTGCTTAAGAAGCCTACATGA
- the LOC142643311 gene encoding sucrose synthase-like: protein MGLINETISAHQEELLAFLSRLGGKPKGIYKTKQLVEELEGLSNGTYAGFSGVLKCTQEALVLADSIALATRPRPGVWKYVSVAQSQSGPKVQTITPSQYLQYKEEVVGSSGGDGIFELDFEPFSEFSTPPTLSKYIGNGLEFLNRHLSTSFVHEKEKMQPLLDFLRLHEYNGKAMMLNERIKSLDALQTVLKKAEDYLSAIAPETPYSEFEHKLQEIGLERGWGNNAERVSEMIHLLLDLLEAPEPRTLETFLGRIPMVFNVVIMSPHGYFAQDNVLGYPDTGGQVVYILDQVRALESEMLLRIKHQGLDIIPRILIVTRLLPDAVGTTCGERLEKVYGTEHSFILRVPFRSEKGIVRKWISRFEVWPYLETYAEDVANELSIEFKGKPDLIVGNYSDGNIVATLLASKFGVPQCTIAHALEKTKYPDSDINWKKFEKYNFSCQFSADLIAMNQTDFIITSTFQEIAGSKDTLGQYESHSAFTMPGLYRVVHGIDSFDPRFNIVSPGADTDIYFPYTEEKRRLKSFHPEIEELLFSSVENKEHLCVLKDRNKPIIFTMARLDRVKNITGLVEWYGKNKRLRELVNLVVVAGDRRKESKDLEEQAEMKKMYGLIETYNLNGQFRWISSQMNRVRNGELYRYIADTKGAFVQPAVYEAFGLTVVEAMTCGLPTFATCNGGPAEIIVNGKSGFHIDPYQGDQVSQLLVDFFEKCQADPSHWDKISHGGLKRIEEKYTWQIYSERLLSLTAVYGFWKRVSNNTEKRRYLEMFYALMYRKLADAVPLAVEE, encoded by the exons ATGGGATTGATCAATGAAACCATCAGTGCTCACCAAGAGGAATTGCTAGCCTTTCTTTCAAG GCTTGGAGGCAAGCCTAAAGGAATCTACAAGACCAAACAACTTGTAGAAGAGTTAGAAGGACTTTCCAATGGGACTTATGCTGGATTCTCTGGTGTTTTGAAATGCACCCAG GAAGCGTTAGTATTGGCTGATTCAATCGCACTTGCTACTCGTCCCAGGCCAGGTGTATGGAAATATGTGAGCGTGGCTCAGAGTCAGAGTGGACCTAAGGTTCAGACAATAACTCCATCACAGTATTTGCAGTACAAGGAAGAGGTTGTTGGGTCAAG TGGTGGAGATGGAATCTTTGAGTTGGATTTTGAACCATTCTCTGAGTTTTCAACACCCCCAACTCTTTCAAAGTACATCGGGAATGGCTTGGAATTCCTCAATCGACACCTTTCTACAAGTTTTGTacatgaaaaagagaagatgcaGCCCCTCCTTGACTTTCTCCGACTCCATGAGTACAACGGCAAG GCTATGATGTTGAATGAGAGAATCAAGAGCCTAGATGCTCTCCAGACTGTTCTGAAGAAGGCAGAGGATTACCTATCTGCCATTGCACCTGAAACTCCATATTCGGAGTTTGAGCACAAGCTCCAGGAGATTGGTTTGGAGAGAGGGTGGGGTAATAATGCTGAGCGAGTTTCAGAAATGATTCATCTTCTTTTGGATCTCCTTGAAGCTCCTGAACCAAGAACCCTTGAGACATTCCTTGGGAGAATTCCTATGGTTTTTAATGTTGTAATCATGTCTCCCCATGGCTATTTTGCTCAGGATAATGTCTTGGGATACCCTGACACTGGTGGCCAG GTTGTTTATATCTTGGATCAAGTTCGGGCCTTGGAGAGTGAGATGCTTCTTCGTATCAAGCATCAAGGCTTGGATATCATCCCTCGTATTCTCATT GTCACAAGGCTTCTACCTGATGCAGTAGGAACCACATGTGGTGAGCGTCTCGAAAAAGTGTATGGGACCGAACATTCATTTATTCTTCGAGTTCCATTCCGATCAGAGAAGGGAATTGTCCGTAAATGGATCTCAAGATTTGAAGTGTGGCCATATCTTGAGACTTATGCTGAG GATGTTGCAAATGAACTTTCTATAGAGTTCAAAGGGAAGCCAGATCTGATCGTTGGAAACTACAGTGATGGAAACATTGTTGCCACTTTGTTAGCAAGTAAATTTGGGGTTCCACAG TGCACCATAGCACATGCCCTTGAGAAGACAAAGTACCCCGATTCTGACATAAATTGGAAGAAATTTGAGAAGTATAACTTTTCCTGCCAATTTTCTGCTGATCTTATAGCAATGAATCAAACTGATTTCATTATCACCAGCACTTTCCAAGAGATTGCTGGAAG CAAGGACACCCTTGGACAGTATGAGAGTCACTCTGCTTTTACCATGCCTGGACTCTACCGTGTGGTTCATGGGATAGATTCCTTCGATCCTAGGTTCAACATTGTGTCTCCTGGAGCAGATACTGACATCTACTTCCCCTATACTGAGGAGAAACGAAGGTTGAAATCCTTCCACCCTGAAATTGAAGAGCTTCTTTTCTCTTCTGTGGAGAACAAAGAACACTT ATGTGTATTGAAAGACCGGAACAAGCCTATTATCTTTACAATGGCAAGGCTAGATCGTGTGAAGAACATAACCGGACTTGTTGAGTGGTATGGCAAGAATAAACGTCTTAGGGAGTTGGTTAACCTTGTTGTTGTTGCTGGGGATCGTAGAAAGGAGTCTAAGGACTTAGAAGAGCAAGCTGAGATGAAGAAAATGTATGGTCTTATTGAAACCTATAATTTGAATGGACAGTTCAGATGGATTTCTTCCCAAATGAACCGAGTCAGGAACGGTGAACTCTATCGTTACATTGCTGATACAAAGGGAGCCTTTGTGCAGCCTGCCGTATATGAAGCTTTTGGCTTGACAGTTGTTGAGGCCATGACTTGTGGATTGCCAACATTTGCTACTTGTAATGGTGGTCCAGCTGAGATTATTGTGAATGGTAAATCAGGCTTCCATATTGATCCCTATCAAGGTGATCAAGTGTCTCAGCTCCTTGTTGACTTCTTTGAGAAGTGTCAGGCAGACCCTAGTCACTGGGACAAAATCTCTCATGGAGGCCTAAAGCGCATTGAGGAGAA GTATACATGGCAGATTTACTCCGAGAGGCTACTAAGCTTGACTGCAGTTTACGGCTTTTGGAAGCGTGTGTCTAATAACACGGAGAAGCGTCGCTACCTTGAAATGTTTTATGCCCTCATGTATCGTAAGCTG GCCGATGCAGTTCCTCTTGCTGTTGAGGAGTAA